In one window of Buchnera aphidicola (Rhopalosiphum maidis) DNA:
- the tig gene encoding trigger factor, protein MKFFMEKNKNNSHCVTINIPKKIVNNDLIREFIQINKTTKINGFRKGKTPIKIIQEKYGNKVYYDVFNKLMQKFFYEFIKKEKIKIIGFPKYFMHENEDEKEYFKYSVNYEIYPEFEIKNITFITAEKIIVNITDEDIKKNIEKQKYKEETWNKVNRAVKVNDLVTINYCIYEKNKKIEKFNVEKLKFIVSQNNFIHEVNNKIINHFINDIIFFKINFCKFHPEKELCSKDITFKIKILNIEERQENIESENDIKKIKKSKITELQYQTIKNNLIEQIKRLTQNHLQNQIIKKLIIENPINIPPILLKEEIAFLHNKFINEYKEKKDNILERKYHTNLESKAKKRLHIKLIIEKIIKDNQISVNEKKVELLIKKISSNYKKPLEIINIYKNNETLRQTIKDIEVEMQVMQFLIKKVKIIKKKWTLDEIMNYNWKRNEELFI, encoded by the coding sequence ATGAAGTTTTTTATGGAAAAAAACAAAAACAATAGTCATTGTGTCACAATTAATATTCCGAAAAAAATAGTGAATAATGACCTTATTCGAGAATTCATTCAAATTAATAAAACAACAAAAATAAATGGTTTTAGAAAAGGAAAAACTCCTATTAAAATTATACAAGAAAAATATGGTAATAAAGTTTATTATGATGTATTTAATAAACTAATGCAAAAATTTTTTTATGAATTTATAAAAAAAGAAAAAATAAAAATAATTGGTTTTCCAAAATACTTTATGCATGAAAATGAAGATGAAAAAGAATATTTTAAATATTCTGTAAACTATGAAATTTACCCAGAATTCGAAATAAAAAATATAACATTTATTACAGCAGAAAAAATAATAGTAAATATTACAGATGAAGATATAAAAAAAAACATAGAAAAACAAAAATATAAAGAAGAAACATGGAATAAAGTCAATAGAGCAGTTAAAGTTAATGATTTAGTAACAATTAATTATTGTATTTATGAAAAAAATAAAAAAATAGAAAAATTTAACGTAGAAAAACTTAAATTTATCGTGTCTCAAAATAATTTTATACATGAAGTAAACAATAAAATAATAAATCATTTTATAAACGATATTATTTTTTTTAAAATTAACTTTTGTAAGTTTCATCCAGAAAAAGAATTATGTAGTAAAGATATAACATTTAAAATTAAAATATTGAATATTGAAGAAAGACAAGAAAATATTGAATCAGAAAATGATATAAAAAAAATTAAAAAAAGTAAGATTACTGAATTACAGTATCAGACGATAAAAAATAATCTTATTGAACAAATAAAAAGATTAACTCAAAATCATTTGCAAAATCAAATCATAAAAAAATTAATAATAGAAAATCCTATAAATATACCTCCAATTTTATTAAAAGAAGAAATAGCTTTTTTACATAATAAATTTATAAACGAATATAAAGAAAAAAAAGATAATATTTTGGAAAGAAAATATCATACTAATCTTGAATCAAAAGCTAAAAAAAGATTGCACATAAAATTAATTATAGAAAAAATTATTAAAGATAACCAAATATCAGTAAATGAAAAAAAAGTAGAACTTTTAATAAAAAAAATATCTTCAAACTATAAAAAACCATTAGAAATTATTAATATATATAAAAATAATGAAACATTAAGACAAACGATAAAAGATATAGAAGTAGAAATGCAAGTTATGCAATTTTTAATAAAAAAAGTTAAAATTATTAAAAAAAAGTGGACTCTAGATGAAATTATGAATTATAACTGGAAACGTAATGAAGAACTTTTTATCTAA